In Cryptosporangium aurantiacum, the genomic window GACGTGCGCACCGCGGCGGCCGCGTTCGCCGCATTCTGCGTCGAGAACCCGCAGCGGTACCAGCTGATGGCCCAGCGCACAGTCCCCGGTTTCACGCCATCGCCGGAAGCGCGTGAGCTGGCCCGCGTCACCTTCGGTGTCTGGCGGCGCACACTCGCCGAGGTCGGCGTGGTCGGGCGGGCCCATGTCGACGTCCTGACCGCGGTCGTGAAGGGACTGGTGGATCAGCAGATCACCGTCGATCCGACCGGCGACCGGTTTCTTCGCCACCTCGACGCGGTGGTCGATCTGGTCGTCACGCACGGCGACGACCTCGACGACGGGGGTGCGTAGTGACGACGACCGAAGCGTTCATGGTTCGGGTCGAGGTTCGGGCCTACGAGCTGGACACACAGGGGCACGTCACGACCGCGGTGTATCTCCAGTACGCCGACCACGCCCGCTGGTCGCTGCTCCAGGCGGCCGGCGTGGACCTCGACGAGGTCCGCCGCGCCGGCCTGGGGCCGGTGACGCTGGAGACGATGGTTCGGTTCCGCCGGGAGCTGCGGCTCGGGCACGCGGTCGACGTCTCGTGCGAGTTCGACTGGCCGGGCGGGCGCACCGGACGGGTGCACCAGAAGCTGCACCGGGTGGACGACGGCAGCCTGGTCGCCGAGGTCGACAGCGTGGGCGGCCTGCTGGACCTCGGTGCCCGGCGACTGGTCGCCGACCCCGGTGAGCACTGGCTCCGGTTCGCGCGCCGCCCGGAGATGCTCGGACTGTCCGGGAGGCGGACCTAACAGCGGGCGGAAAAGGCTCAGGGCCGCCGGACCCCGGTGGGGTCTGGCGGCCCTGTTCGGCCCGTTCACGGTCAGGCCTTGTTGAAGGTCTTCTTGGCCCAGAGGTAGCCGACCGCGGCGAGTCCGACGCACCAGGCGACGGCGATCGCGCCGCTGTTGCCGATCGGGGTGCCGAGCAGCAGGCCGCGGACGGTTTCCATGATCGGGGTGAAGGGCTGGTACTCGGCGAACCAGCGCAGGACGGTGGGCATGGAGTCGGTGGGGACGAAGCCGCTGCCGAGGAAGGGCAGCAGGATCAGCGGCATGGGCGCGTTGCCGGCCGCTTCCGGGGTGGAGGCATTCAGCCCGAGGGCGACCGAGAGCCAGGTGATCGCGACGGCGAAGAGGGTGAGCAGCCCGAGAGCGGCGAGCCATTCGACCGCGGACGCGTTGGGGCGGAAGCCGATCGCCAGTGCGATGCCCAGGAGCGCAGCCATCGAGAGGAGCTGCTGGATCACGCTGCCGACGACGTGGCCGGTGAGGACCGAGGCGCGGGAGATCCGCATCGTGCGGAACCGGGCGACGATGCCTTCGGTCATGTCGGTGGCGACCATGACGGCGGTGCCGGTGGCGGCCATCGCCGCGGTGATGAGCAGGATGCCGGGGACAATGTAGTTGACGTAGGCGCCGCGCCCACCGCCGCCGGTATCCAGACCGTTGCCGAGGGTTCCGCCGAGGACGTAGACGAACAGCAGCAGGATGATGACCGGGGTGATGACCAGCTGCACGGTCATGGACGGGTAGCGGATCAGGCGCTTGAGCTGGCGACGAACCATCGTGGCCGAGTCGTGGGCGGCGAGGGCGAGGGTGCTCATCGGAGGGCCTCCGTGGTCTGGGCCGCCGTGGCGGTGGGGGTAGCGGGCTGGCCGGTGAGGGTGAGGAAGACGTCGTCGAGGTCGGGGGTGTGGATGCTCAGGTCTTCGACGTGGATGTCCTGCTGGTCGAGGCGGGTCAGGAGCTCCCGGATGGGGGCGACGCCGCCGTCACTGGGGACCTGGAGGGTCAGGGCCTCGGGGTCGGGGGTGCCGGCGCTGAGGAGCTGACGGGCTGCGTCGAGGGCGTGGGTGTCGGCGAACGTGAGCTGGATGTGGCCGCCGGGGATGCGGCGCTTGAGTTCGTCGGCGGTGCCTTCGGCGATGAGGTGTCCGCGGTCGAGGAGTGCGATGCGGTCGGCGAGTTGATCGGCTTCCTCGAGGTACTGGGTGGTGAGGAAGATCGTCACGCCGTTGTGGACGAGTTCCCGGACGATCTGCCACATCGCGCGGCGGCTGCGGGGGTCGAGACCGGTGGTGGGTTCGTCGAGGAAGATCAGGCGGGGGTCCCCGACGAGGGTCATGGCCAGGTCGAGTCGTCGCTGCATGCCGCCGGAGTAGGTTCCGGCGGGTTTGGCCGCGGCGTCGACGAGGTCGAACTGCTCGAGTAACTGCTTGGCCTTCTGCCGCCCGTCCCGCTTGGAGAGGTGCCTCAGGTCGGCCATCAGCAGCAGGTTTTCTTCGCCGGTCAGCAACTTGTCGACGGCGGAGTACTGGCCGGTGACGCCGATCGCGCCGCGGACGTCGTCGGCCTGGCGGGTGAGGTCGTAGCCGGCGACCTGGACCTCACCCGCGTCGGCGCGGGTGAGCGTGGAGAGGATCTGGACGGTGGTGGTCTTGCCGGCGCCGTTGGGGCCGAGCAGGGAGAAGATGGTGCCTTCGGGGACGGTGAGGTCGACGCCGTCCAGGACGGTCTTGTCGCCGTAGGACTTGCGGAGTCCGGTGGCGGCGATGGCCAGGGTGGTCATGGGTTTCTCCTGGTGAGGTGGCAGCGGGTCAGAGGCTGCGGGCGGTGATGTCGCCGTGGGAGGTCGTGGCGCGGATCTCCAGGCCGGCGACGCCGTCGTTCTTCAGCGCGTTGCTGACTCGGCCGTAACCGGTCCCGGCGTCAAGCGAGGCCGAGACGCCCGCGGCGGCAGAGATCTGGATGTTCCCGGACTGGGTGGTCAGTTCGACGGTGCCGGGCCCGGCCGCTTCGACGACCCGGATGTCACCGCGCTGGGTGCTGATCTGCGCCGGCCCGTTGAGCCGGCCGATCTCGACGCTCCCGTCGATCGCGGTCAGCTGCACGCTGGTGGCTTCGTCGATCGTGATCGCCTGGTACGCACCTTCGACGCTGACCTCGCCCAGCCGTCCGATGGCCCGGAACTCGGTCGCGGCCGAGTGGGTCCGGACCCGGGAGCCGGCCGGCAGCTGCACGGTGACCTCGACCGACCCGGTCGCGCCGAGCAGTGCGTTGGTCCCGGCGGGGGCCTGGATCCGCAGCACGCCGTCGGCGTAGTCGACGGTGGTCCGCTCGGCGGCCTTGACGTCCCGGTTCTTCGAGGCATCGGCGGGCCGGACCTCGACCGTGGTGTCGGTCCGGTCAGCGGCGACGAACTGGACCCGGCCGGCGGGGACGTTCAGCTCGGCGGCGATCGGGGCGGGGGTGGCGAACGTGGTCATCGTGGGCTCCTCGGTGTGGCTGCTTGCCGGTGTTTCCGACAACGCAAAAGCTACGTTGCGTTCAAAGATCAGGCAACAACGAAGTTGCGCCACATCGATAAAACAGCAGCTCAGAGCCTAAATATTGTTGCAACGATCCTGTAAGGTAACGCAACGAGAGGCGAATAGCGTTGCAATAGGATGAGAGTGAACGCTATGTTGGAGGCCTCACCGAACACCGAGGGGGAACCGCGATGCCGGGAGGCAGACTCACCCAGCAGGAACGCCAGCAGATCGCGCTGGGACTAGCGGACGGCCTCGCCTATGCCGAGATCGCTCGCGGCCTCGATCGGCCGACCTCGACGATCACGCGTGAAGTGATGCGCAACGGCGGCCCTACCGGCTACCGCGCCGACCTGGCCCAGCGCGCTACCCAGCAGCGCACGCACCGGCGCCGTCAGGCGACACCTGCGGAGAGGCAAGCGCTTCCGCAGGTCCACGGACGCGACCCCGAGGCCGTCCGCGAGTACGAGGAGACGCTCACCACCGTCTACATGACCTCAGGCCTGCCCAAGATGATGGCCCGGGTGCTGTCCTGCCTCTACACCACCGACTCCGGCAGCCTCACCGCGTCCGAACTGGCCCAGCGTCTGCAGGTCAGCCCGGCGTCGGTCTCCAAGGCGGTCGCGCTCCTGGAGGGCCTCGAACTCGTTCGCCGGGTCCGCGACGAGCGCCGCCGCGAGCGCTACGTCGTCGACGATGACCTCTGGTACCAGTCGATGATCCGCAGCGCCAAGGACAACGCGCTACTCGTCGAAACCGCACGCAAGGGCGTCAACATTCTGGGGGTCGGCACGCCTGCCGGCACCCGTTTGGAGAACACCGCCCGCTTCCTCGACTTCGTCACCGAAGCCCTCATCCGCGCTGCCGAACAAGCCCGCGCGGTCCTCCACTCGAAGGTCGACGCAGACCCTCCCGCGGAACGCGACTCCTGACGCCACTTCTAGGGCGCCCCGGCGGATCAGCCGTTGGGGCGGGACGGGATCGCCTGGAGCGACCACTTGTTGCCGTCGGGATCGCGGAAGTACACGAAGTTGCCCCAGGGCTGGACGTCGACCTCGCTCGCCTCGGCACCGGCGTCGAGCAACTGGGCGCGCGCGGCCTCGGCGTCGGGGACCACGACCTGGATCTCCTGCGTGCCGGGAGCCAGCTCGGTGACGCCGTCGCCGATCACGATCGAGCATGCCGACCCGGGCGGCGTCAGCTGCACGAACCGCAGGCCTTCGTGCACCTTGTGGTCATGGTCGGCGTTGAACCCGACGCTCACGTAGAACGCCTTGGCGCGGTCGACGTCGGTCACCGGAATGGGAACGAGTTCGATTTTCCAAGTCATGGCCCGACCGTAGAACGCGGGTGTGACACTTCAGGCCAGTTCCTCGGCGAGGAGATCCATCAGCAACCCGTCGTGCCAGCCGCCGTCCGGGCCGCGCTCGTAGCGACGCATGACACCGACCGGACGGAAACCGACCTTCGCGTAACACCGGATCGCCGCCTCGTTGTCGGCGGCCGGATCGATCACCAGCCGATGGTGACCGCGCTCGTCGATCAGATACCGGGCGAGCGTGCGGACGGCGTCCGTGCCCAGGCCACGACCGTGGACCGCGGGATCCAGGTAGATGTCGATGCTGGCGTGCCGGTACTCCGGGTCCTCCTCCTCGCCCCACTGGATGGCGCCGACGACGCGGTCCTCGAATTGGACGGCCAGCACGACGACGTCGTCTTCGGTCAGTTCCCCGGCCACCGTGCCGGTCAGGTCCTCACCGCCGCGCCACCGGTCGTACACCTCGGGCTTCGACCGGATCGCGGCCAGTGCCGGTACGTCGTCCGCGGTCGCCACACGCAGGCGCACCAGCGTCCCCGACAGCGTCGTCGTCTGCATGGAACGACGCTAGCCCGCAACGCGGGCGAGGACGAGACCCCCGCGCGGCGGCACGGGGGTCGATCGGGTGGCGCGTCAGTCGACGGCGGCAGGTTCGAGGACCCGCGCGCGGGTCGGTGCGGCGATTGCGGCGAGCGGGACGACGATCAGGACGTTCCCCAGGACCGCGAGCCAGCCGAGGTTGGCGATGTGGGCGATCGGCCAGACCACCGCCGCGAGCACCAGCAGCGCGACGATCCACGGCGCCTGGCTGCGGCGGTAGGCCAGGCCGATGAGCAGCAACGTCAGCGGGAAGCAGAGCCCGAGCACCTTGATCAGCGCAGCAGCGCCGGAGGCGTCATTCAGGTCGGTGTCGCCGAGCGAGACGTGGATCGAGTTGAAGC contains:
- a CDS encoding TetR/AcrR family transcriptional regulator, encoding MTEKTVTDRVARRRQETLTEILTAAWESAELDGLAGISLRSLATRLGMRPQSLAWYFPSKQELYDALYRQGHEDFRTRLDELAANRPHDVRTAAAAFAAFCVENPQRYQLMAQRTVPGFTPSPEARELARVTFGVWRRTLAEVGVVGRAHVDVLTAVVKGLVDQQITVDPTGDRFLRHLDAVVDLVVTHGDDLDDGGA
- a CDS encoding thioesterase family protein, giving the protein MVRVEVRAYELDTQGHVTTAVYLQYADHARWSLLQAAGVDLDEVRRAGLGPVTLETMVRFRRELRLGHAVDVSCEFDWPGGRTGRVHQKLHRVDDGSLVAEVDSVGGLLDLGARRLVADPGEHWLRFARRPEMLGLSGRRT
- a CDS encoding ABC transporter permease — translated: MSTLALAAHDSATMVRRQLKRLIRYPSMTVQLVITPVIILLLFVYVLGGTLGNGLDTGGGGRGAYVNYIVPGILLITAAMAATGTAVMVATDMTEGIVARFRTMRISRASVLTGHVVGSVIQQLLSMAALLGIALAIGFRPNASAVEWLAALGLLTLFAVAITWLSVALGLNASTPEAAGNAPMPLILLPFLGSGFVPTDSMPTVLRWFAEYQPFTPIMETVRGLLLGTPIGNSGAIAVAWCVGLAAVGYLWAKKTFNKA
- a CDS encoding ATP-binding cassette domain-containing protein — its product is MTTLAIAATGLRKSYGDKTVLDGVDLTVPEGTIFSLLGPNGAGKTTTVQILSTLTRADAGEVQVAGYDLTRQADDVRGAIGVTGQYSAVDKLLTGEENLLLMADLRHLSKRDGRQKAKQLLEQFDLVDAAAKPAGTYSGGMQRRLDLAMTLVGDPRLIFLDEPTTGLDPRSRRAMWQIVRELVHNGVTIFLTTQYLEEADQLADRIALLDRGHLIAEGTADELKRRIPGGHIQLTFADTHALDAARQLLSAGTPDPEALTLQVPSDGGVAPIRELLTRLDQQDIHVEDLSIHTPDLDDVFLTLTGQPATPTATAAQTTEALR
- a CDS encoding DUF4097 family beta strand repeat-containing protein, encoding MTTFATPAPIAAELNVPAGRVQFVAADRTDTTVEVRPADASKNRDVKAAERTTVDYADGVLRIQAPAGTNALLGATGSVEVTVQLPAGSRVRTHSAATEFRAIGRLGEVSVEGAYQAITIDEATSVQLTAIDGSVEIGRLNGPAQISTQRGDIRVVEAAGPGTVELTTQSGNIQISAAAGVSASLDAGTGYGRVSNALKNDGVAGLEIRATTSHGDITARSL
- a CDS encoding helix-turn-helix domain-containing protein, which produces MPGGRLTQQERQQIALGLADGLAYAEIARGLDRPTSTITREVMRNGGPTGYRADLAQRATQQRTHRRRQATPAERQALPQVHGRDPEAVREYEETLTTVYMTSGLPKMMARVLSCLYTTDSGSLTASELAQRLQVSPASVSKAVALLEGLELVRRVRDERRRERYVVDDDLWYQSMIRSAKDNALLVETARKGVNILGVGTPAGTRLENTARFLDFVTEALIRAAEQARAVLHSKVDADPPAERDS
- a CDS encoding VOC family protein; amino-acid sequence: MTWKIELVPIPVTDVDRAKAFYVSVGFNADHDHKVHEGLRFVQLTPPGSACSIVIGDGVTELAPGTQEIQVVVPDAEAARAQLLDAGAEASEVDVQPWGNFVYFRDPDGNKWSLQAIPSRPNG
- a CDS encoding GNAT family N-acetyltransferase, whose protein sequence is MQTTTLSGTLVRLRVATADDVPALAAIRSKPEVYDRWRGGEDLTGTVAGELTEDDVVVLAVQFEDRVVGAIQWGEEEDPEYRHASIDIYLDPAVHGRGLGTDAVRTLARYLIDERGHHRLVIDPAADNEAAIRCYAKVGFRPVGVMRRYERGPDGGWHDGLLMDLLAEELA